One segment of Tenrec ecaudatus isolate mTenEca1 chromosome 1, mTenEca1.hap1, whole genome shotgun sequence DNA contains the following:
- the GBP2 gene encoding guanylate-binding protein 2, whose amino-acid sequence MLPETHMPGPVCLIENTCGKLIANQEALKILSAIEEPVVVVAIVGLYRTGKSYLMNKLAGKKKGFSLGSTVQSHTKGIWMWCVPHPTVPHHTLVLLDTEGLGDVEKGDNQNDSWIFALAILLSSTFVYNSMGTINQQAMDQLHYVTELTEHIQSSSSPEKREVDDSADFVSFFPAFVWALRDFSLELEADGQPITADEYLDLSLRLRKGDEKKLKSYNQPRLCIRKFFPQKKCFIFDRPASRKHLVRLEQLQEEDLNPDFVEQVAEFCSHIFCHSRVKTLSGGITVNGPRLESLVLTYVNTISSGNLPCIENAVLALAQIENTAAVQKAIAHYDEQMGQKAQLPTETLQELLDLHRAVEREAIAVFMKSSFKDVDQKFQTQLGEQLQAKRDDYCKRNVQASTAICEALLQDIFGPLEDEVKAGAFSKPGGYRLFLKKKQELRNKYYEEPHKGIQAEETLKKYLESKEAMADALLQTDQSLTEKEKDIEVERLKAEAAEASKKILEEVQKKNEQMMQQREKSYQEHVKQLTDKIQEERSKILQEQQAVLAQKLQEQRRLLQEGFSRESQRLQNEITEIKKKSASQGGGCTIL is encoded by the exons AACACTTGTGGGAAACTGATAGCCAATCAGGAGGCTTTGAAGATCCTGTCTGCCATCGAggagcctgtggtggtggtggctatCGTGGGCCTCTACCGCACAGGCAAATCCTACCTGATGAACAAGCTGGCTGGGAAGAAAAAGG GCTTCTCTCTGGGCTCCACGGTGCAGTCTCACACCAAGGGAATCTGGATGTGGTGCGTGCCTCACCCCACTGTGCCGCACCACACCCTAGTTCTGCTGGACACCGAGGGACTGGGAGATGTTGAGAAG GGCGACAACCAGAATGATTCCTGGATCTTTGCATTGGCAATACTACTGAGCAGCACCTTTGTGTACAACAGCATGGGAACCATCAACCAGCAGGCCATGGACCAACTGCA TTATGTGACTGAGCTGACAGAGCACATCCAGTCCAGTTCCTCGCCTGAGAAGAGGGAGGTGGATGACTCCGCTGACTTTGTGAGCTTCTTTCCAGCCTTCGTGTGGGCACTGAGAGATTTCTCCCTGGAGTTAGAAGCAGACGGACAGCCCATCACTGCTGATGAGTACCTGGACCTTTCGCTGAGGCTGAGAAAAG GTGATGAAAAGAAGCTTAAAAGCTATAATCAGCCTCGCTTGTGTATCCGGAAGTTCTTTCCCCAGAAGAAATGCTTCATCTTTGACCGGCCTGCTAGCAGGAAGCACCTTGTTCGTCTCGAGCAGCTGCAGGAGGAAGACCTGAACCCTGACTTTGTAGAACAAGTGGCAGAATTCTGCTCCCACATCTTCTGCCATTCCAGAGTCAAGACTCTTTCAGGCGGCATCACAGTCAACGGACCTC GTCTGGAGAGCCTGGTGCTGACCTATGTCAACACCATCAGCAGTGGGAATCTGCCCTGCATCGAGAACGCAGTCCTGGCCTTGGCCCAGATAGAGAACACGGCTGCAGTGCAAAAAGCCATTGCCCACTATGACGAGCAGATGGGCCAGAAGGCGCAGCTGCCCACAGAGACCCTCCAGGAGCTGCTGGACCTGCACAGGGCCGTGGAGAGGGAGGCCATCGCGGTCTTCATGAAGAGCTCTTTCAAGGATGTGGACCAAAAGTTCCAGACGCAATTAGGG GAGCAGTTACAAGCAAAGCGAGATGATTACTGTAAGCGGAATGTGCAAGCATCCACGGCTATTTGTGAGGCTCTGCTTCAGGACATTTTTGGTCCTCTCGAAGACGAGGTGAAAGCGGGTGCATTTTCTAAACCAGGAGGTTATCGTCTCTTTCTGAAGAAGAAACAAGAGCTGAGGAATAAGTACTACGAGGAGCCCCACAAGGGGATACAG GCAGAAGAGACGCTAAAGAAATACTTGGAATCCAAAGAAGCCATggctgatgcccttctccagactgATCAGTCACtcacagagaaagagaaagacatcGAAG TGGAACGTTTAAAGGCTGAAGCTgcagaggcttccaaaaagattcTGGAGGAAGTCCAAAAGAAGAATGAGCAGATGATGCAGCAGAGAGAGAAGAGCTACCAGGAACACGTGAAACAACTGACTGATAAAATACAGGAGGAAAGGTCCAAGATACTGCAAGAGCAACAGGCGGTCCTTGCTCAGAAACTTCAG GAACAACGACGACTTCTTCAGGAGGGATTTTCAAGGGAAAGCCAGAGACTTCAAAATGAGATAacggaaataaagaagaaaagcgCATCGCAGGGCGGGGGCTGTACCATACTCTAG